Proteins encoded by one window of Candidatus Omnitrophota bacterium:
- a CDS encoding trehalose-6-phosphate synthase, with protein sequence MRITLRLVCFLVGIVALVALVFSFWQVRQEEDRLKGELEKRAGVFADSLKIAVEPLLSADNVQALQSMVDRFSNRERLVGIAIHDVRENLIVASTEIRPRLEKDPGFWAQGVQDVERSGGEHGSFMGFGNEALYVYAIPILADNEVTRVLSIFYDAGYIQERIHRLWINSFWRASIQAFLITLATFLLIYLNVMAPIKKTTEWIRRIRKGESVPRLDAKGELLLGPLAQEITQMAKSLEMARFAAEEEARLRYSSESRWTPERLKEVVRLKLKDKPLFVVSNREPYMHIHNGNRIECIVPASGLVTALEPVLNACGGTWIAQGSGDADRETVDKNDKVRVPVQEPKYTLRRVWVDKDVEEGFYSGFSNEGLWPLCHIAHTRPIFRSKDWADYKAVNKKFADAVLQEIDGVEGPYILIQDYHFALLPRLIKTARPDARVAIFWHIPWPNPESFGICPWRKDLLQGMLGADLIGFHTQFHCNNFIESVDRFLECRIDYEHFTVNREGHTTWIKPFAISIDFNPADGAQPQTPSTKEGLLKPHGIQAQWLGVGVDRLDYTKGIVERFRAIENLLDNHSAFKGKLTFVELGAPSRIMIPKYKEFIDEIVKETERINAKFKTKNWQPILLLMKHHSHKDIIPFYKAADVCMVTSLHDGMNLVAKEFIAARDDEQGVLVLSQFTGASRELKDALIVNPYDVGQMSEALKQALEMPDKEQAERMKRMRDIIKDNNIYRWAGELVGQLTQVRIEGEEPSA encoded by the coding sequence ATCGTGAACGGCTGGTTGGCATCGCCATTCATGATGTCCGGGAAAATTTGATCGTCGCATCCACGGAGATCCGTCCGCGGCTGGAAAAAGACCCGGGCTTCTGGGCGCAGGGGGTCCAGGACGTTGAGCGTTCAGGCGGGGAGCACGGCAGTTTTATGGGCTTCGGGAACGAGGCATTATATGTGTATGCCATTCCGATCCTGGCGGACAACGAGGTCACGCGCGTTCTGTCGATCTTTTATGATGCCGGTTATATCCAGGAACGCATCCACCGCCTCTGGATCAACAGTTTTTGGCGGGCCTCTATCCAGGCATTCCTGATCACATTAGCGACGTTTCTTCTTATTTATCTCAACGTGATGGCCCCCATCAAGAAAACCACCGAATGGATCAGGAGGATCCGCAAAGGTGAATCTGTTCCCAGGCTGGATGCCAAGGGAGAATTGCTGCTGGGCCCTTTGGCCCAGGAGATCACACAAATGGCCAAAAGTTTGGAGATGGCCAGATTTGCCGCCGAGGAAGAGGCCCGTTTGCGGTATTCTTCGGAATCCCGATGGACGCCGGAGCGTTTGAAGGAGGTGGTACGGCTCAAGCTTAAGGACAAGCCGCTGTTCGTGGTCTCCAACAGGGAGCCGTACATGCATATTCATAACGGCAATCGGATCGAGTGCATTGTCCCGGCCAGCGGCTTGGTCACGGCCCTTGAGCCGGTGCTCAATGCCTGCGGAGGCACATGGATCGCGCAGGGCTCGGGTGACGCGGACAGGGAAACGGTCGACAAGAACGATAAGGTCAGGGTCCCTGTGCAGGAGCCGAAATACACCCTGCGGCGCGTATGGGTGGACAAGGACGTGGAAGAAGGATTTTATTCCGGATTTTCTAATGAAGGACTATGGCCTTTGTGCCATATCGCGCATACCCGGCCCATTTTCAGGAGCAAGGACTGGGCCGATTACAAGGCCGTCAACAAGAAGTTTGCCGACGCGGTCCTGCAAGAGATCGACGGGGTGGAGGGGCCTTATATTTTGATACAGGATTATCATTTTGCGTTGCTGCCGCGTTTGATCAAAACGGCAAGGCCGGATGCGCGGGTGGCGATCTTCTGGCACATTCCGTGGCCGAATCCGGAATCGTTCGGCATTTGTCCATGGCGCAAAGACCTTTTGCAGGGCATGCTCGGCGCGGACCTTATCGGTTTCCATACGCAATTCCATTGCAATAACTTTATCGAATCCGTGGACCGGTTCCTCGAATGCCGCATTGATTATGAGCATTTTACCGTCAATCGTGAGGGCCACACCACATGGATCAAGCCGTTTGCCATCAGCATCGATTTCAATCCCGCCGACGGGGCCCAGCCCCAGACCCCATCCACAAAAGAGGGCCTGCTGAAACCCCACGGCATCCAGGCCCAATGGCTTGGTGTGGGAGTGGACCGGCTGGATTATACCAAGGGCATCGTGGAAAGGTTTCGGGCCATCGAGAACCTGCTGGACAATCATTCGGCCTTCAAGGGAAAACTCACCTTTGTCGAATTGGGGGCCCCGAGCCGCATCATGATCCCCAAGTATAAGGAATTCATCGATGAGATCGTCAAGGAGACCGAGCGCATCAACGCGAAGTTCAAAACAAAGAACTGGCAGCCCATCCTGCTGTTGATGAAACACCACAGCCACAAGGACATCATCCCGTTTTATAAGGCCGCGGACGTGTGCATGGTGACGTCCTTGCACGACGGGATGAACCTGGTCGCCAAGGAATTCATTGCGGCGCGCGATGATGAGCAAGGAGTGCTGGTCCTAAGCCAGTTCACCGGGGCTTCCAGGGAATTGAAGGACGCGCTGATCGTCAATCCTTATGATGTCGGTCAGATGTCGGAGGCACTCAAGCAGGCCCTGGAAATGCCGGACAAGGAACAGGCCGAGCGCATGAAGCGCATGCGCGATATCATCAAAGACAACAATATTTACCGCTGGGCCGGCGAACTGGTGGGACAATTGACCCAGGTCCGGATCGAGGGCGAGGAACCTTCCGCATGA
- the otsB gene encoding trehalose-phosphatase: MTQIFDALDALKGRVAGRELVLFLDYDGTLAPIAQRPEKAVLASAMRSLLQDLAAAPACKVCVVSGRALADIKELTGVSNISYVGNHGLEMDVPDFVFGNFDLARTGEVLGLLKEEIGKAISSFEGAFVEDKGITLSVHYRLVSPRSEDPIKRLLEDITKPFVARGEVRVSSGKKVFEIKPLIDWDKGRAVAWLLGEHQKACGTMPAVVYIGDDRTDEDAFKALTGRGITIKVGEGATAAEYHVKDQNEVIVLLKAILGLRRKE, encoded by the coding sequence ATGACGCAAATTTTCGACGCTCTGGATGCGTTAAAGGGCCGCGTCGCCGGCAGAGAGCTGGTCCTTTTTTTGGATTATGACGGCACGCTGGCGCCGATCGCACAGAGGCCGGAGAAGGCCGTACTCGCCTCCGCGATGCGGTCGCTCTTGCAGGACCTGGCTGCGGCCCCCGCGTGCAAGGTCTGCGTTGTCAGCGGCAGGGCGCTCGCGGACATCAAGGAGCTCACCGGTGTCAGCAATATTAGTTATGTCGGCAATCACGGCCTTGAAATGGACGTTCCCGATTTCGTTTTCGGGAATTTCGATCTTGCGCGGACCGGGGAAGTTCTGGGTCTCTTGAAGGAAGAGATCGGCAAGGCCATCTCTTCTTTCGAAGGTGCGTTCGTTGAGGACAAGGGTATCACGTTGAGCGTGCACTACCGCCTTGTCAGTCCCCGGTCGGAAGACCCCATCAAACGTTTGCTGGAGGACATCACGAAACCCTTCGTGGCCAGGGGGGAAGTGCGCGTCAGTTCGGGCAAGAAGGTTTTTGAAATAAAGCCGCTCATTGATTGGGACAAGGGCCGGGCCGTTGCATGGCTCTTGGGCGAGCATCAAAAGGCCTGCGGGACGATGCCAGCTGTCGTTTATATCGGGGATGACCGGACGGACGAGGATGCGTTCAAAGCCCTTACAGGCAGGGGCATCACCATCAAGGTCGGCGAAGGCGCAACGGCCGCGGAGTATCATGTGAAAGACCAGAACGAGGTCATTGTCCTGTTGAAGGCGATCTTGGGCTTAAGGAGGAAGGAATGA
- a CDS encoding glycoside hydrolase family 15 protein — MTAGSPKNLNYGIIGNCTSAALVNEDCSIDWLCLPFFDSSSVFARILDEQKGGHFKIWAKDILNVEQSYLYHTPIIKTVFTTKDGVFEVRDYMPRFSPHIGQVYCPAEIHRDVHLVRGNPKIIVEFKPRPNYGLSEAQLTPHPEYLKVTSVQGEYNSYYLYTNFNMNDIMQDREIELKGPAYFLLSYHEKMDPVTQDKILMEYERTKSYWLDWVYRTKVPGKYQEMLLRSIITLKLSMFQRTGAVIAAPTTSLPEIIGKDRNWDYRYCWVRDASMIIDLYSRIGHARTSLRYINFILNRMLVKDYNILVVYGINGEEKLEERTLDHLSGYEGSRPVRVGNAAYKQKQNDVYGELIETIYTSFVVDSRSDLLLNEETWTVVRSLVKNVEKIWKEPDSGIWERRGSLRHFVHSKLMSWVAMDRAAKIAQFIGKTRYVAGFLKVAEEIKEDILKNGWDDELKSFVMYYGGKELDASNLLMLHYGFLNKDDPRMVSTVLNTHQVLTKDGFVLRYKAPDEFGKPQNAFIVCTFWMINALYLIGHEQEARDMLEKIMSHANRFGLFSEDIETDTGRLTGNFPQGYSHLAFIQTIFVLETQYDWSDASRKRIK, encoded by the coding sequence ATGACCGCGGGGTCCCCCAAAAACTTGAATTATGGCATCATCGGCAACTGCACCAGCGCGGCATTGGTCAATGAGGACTGTTCCATTGATTGGCTATGCCTGCCTTTTTTTGACTCTTCTTCCGTGTTCGCGCGTATTCTCGATGAACAAAAAGGGGGACATTTTAAAATTTGGGCAAAAGACATTTTAAATGTTGAGCAGTCCTATCTGTATCACACTCCTATCATCAAAACAGTTTTTACGACCAAGGACGGGGTATTTGAGGTGAGGGATTATATGCCCCGTTTCAGTCCTCATATTGGACAGGTTTATTGTCCGGCCGAGATCCACCGGGATGTTCATCTGGTCCGGGGAAACCCCAAGATCATTGTTGAATTTAAACCCAGACCTAATTACGGCTTGAGCGAGGCCCAATTGACCCCGCATCCTGAATATTTAAAAGTAACGTCCGTTCAGGGCGAATACAACAGTTATTATCTTTATACAAATTTCAACATGAATGACATCATGCAGGACAGGGAAATTGAGCTTAAAGGACCGGCTTATTTTCTTTTGTCCTATCACGAGAAAATGGACCCGGTGACCCAGGATAAAATATTGATGGAATACGAACGGACAAAAAGTTATTGGCTGGATTGGGTTTATCGGACAAAAGTTCCCGGGAAATACCAGGAGATGCTCCTGCGTTCGATCATCACGCTCAAACTGTCCATGTTCCAACGCACCGGCGCGGTCATTGCCGCGCCGACAACGTCCCTACCGGAGATCATCGGGAAAGACCGCAACTGGGATTACCGTTATTGCTGGGTGAGGGACGCGTCCATGATCATTGATCTGTATTCCCGCATCGGACATGCCAGGACCTCGTTGAGGTATATCAATTTCATCCTGAACCGGATGCTCGTTAAAGATTACAACATTTTAGTGGTGTACGGCATTAACGGGGAAGAGAAGCTTGAGGAAAGGACCCTGGACCATTTGAGCGGGTATGAGGGATCGCGTCCGGTGCGCGTCGGCAATGCCGCCTATAAACAGAAACAAAATGACGTGTACGGGGAGCTGATCGAGACGATCTACACTTCATTTGTCGTTGATTCCCGCAGTGACCTGTTATTGAATGAAGAAACCTGGACGGTGGTGCGTTCTTTGGTCAAAAATGTGGAAAAAATATGGAAAGAGCCGGACAGCGGCATATGGGAACGCAGGGGATCCCTGCGGCATTTTGTCCATTCCAAGCTCATGAGCTGGGTCGCGATGGACAGGGCGGCAAAGATCGCCCAATTCATCGGCAAGACGCGTTATGTCGCGGGATTCTTAAAGGTGGCGGAGGAGATCAAGGAGGATATTTTAAAGAATGGATGGGATGATGAGTTAAAAAGTTTTGTGATGTATTATGGCGGCAAGGAATTGGACGCTTCCAACCTCTTGATGCTTCACTATGGCTTCCTGAACAAGGACGATCCCCGCATGGTGAGCACGGTGCTTAATACGCATCAAGTGTTGACCAAGGACGGTTTTGTCCTGCGTTACAAAGCCCCTGATGAATTCGGCAAGCCGCAAAACGCCTTTATCGTGTGTACGTTTTGGATGATCAACGCGCTGTACCTGATCGGGCATGAACAGGAGGCGCGCGATATGCTGGAGAAGATCATGTCTCATGCCAACAGATTCGGGCTTTTTTCTGAAGACATAGAGACAGACACCGGACGTTTGACGGGCAATTTCCCCCAGGGGTATTCCCACCTGGCCTTTATCCAGACCATTTTTGTTCTGGAAACGCAATATGACTGGAGCGACGCGTCCAGGAAACGGATAAAATAA
- a CDS encoding sodium:proton antiporter gives MVLIFSSLLILGIISGQFVDFFQVRGILTFSASVCLAYIMMDVGREFSVEKRSVGSYGRDSLIATAAAVLPAVLWFGYFVVFVNSHWKPALLSGLSSAPTSAGVLFAMMTAAGLSAGWVFKKARVLAVLDDLATILLLTPLAIIMYGFEWKAIAALILVGVLLFASFRWQGAIPWPVRTIWLSVYAFVLTGMVFLVEQATHIHLGVLVPAFVWGCLLRLPADQNLEGPSPRISLDAVIKGAFMLLVGLTFPKIVAGSASLAQTAGHVLILTILANVGKLFLVFCYKTEASLKERMALGVAMFPRGEVGAAILLIAIGYGLGGYENTLAILSLALNLVLTGAFIWIVIRLLKPTRSLS, from the coding sequence ATGGTCCTCATTTTTTCCTCCCTCTTAATTCTCGGAATCATTTCAGGCCAATTTGTTGATTTTTTTCAGGTCCGCGGGATCTTGACCTTCAGCGCGTCCGTATGCCTGGCTTATATCATGATGGATGTGGGGCGAGAATTTTCCGTTGAGAAGAGAAGTGTGGGGAGCTATGGACGGGATTCTCTGATCGCCACGGCGGCCGCGGTGCTCCCGGCGGTCCTGTGGTTTGGATATTTTGTGGTCTTTGTCAATAGCCATTGGAAGCCGGCGTTATTGTCAGGGCTTTCTTCGGCGCCCACGTCCGCCGGCGTTCTTTTCGCGATGATGACGGCGGCGGGTCTTTCCGCCGGCTGGGTCTTTAAGAAAGCGCGGGTCCTGGCTGTCCTGGATGATCTGGCGACCATCCTGTTATTAACGCCGCTTGCGATCATCATGTACGGGTTTGAATGGAAGGCGATCGCGGCGCTTATCCTGGTCGGTGTATTGTTATTCGCGTCATTCCGTTGGCAGGGCGCCATTCCATGGCCGGTCAGAACAATTTGGCTTTCTGTTTACGCGTTTGTCTTAACGGGCATGGTTTTTCTGGTTGAGCAGGCAACGCACATTCATTTGGGAGTGCTGGTTCCGGCCTTCGTGTGGGGATGTTTACTGCGCCTGCCCGCGGATCAGAATCTTGAAGGACCGTCCCCCAGGATATCTTTGGACGCTGTCATCAAGGGAGCGTTCATGCTGTTAGTCGGGCTGACCTTTCCAAAGATCGTTGCCGGATCGGCTTCCCTGGCGCAAACGGCAGGGCATGTGCTGATCCTGACAATATTGGCGAACGTCGGGAAATTATTCCTGGTTTTTTGCTACAAGACAGAGGCCTCTTTGAAAGAACGGATGGCTTTGGGTGTTGCGATGTTCCCCCGCGGGGAAGTGGGGGCCGCGATTTTGCTCATCGCCATCGGCTATGGCCTGGGCGGCTACGAAAACACCCTGGCCATCTTAAGCTTGGCGCTTAACCTAGTCCTGACCGGGGCGTTTATCTGGATCGTGATCCGTTTATTGAAACCTACTCGTTCTCTTTCCTGA
- a CDS encoding CPXCG motif-containing cysteine-rich protein, giving the protein MPLEHDENFVCPYCGQDNTLMVDTTGGSEQRLVVDCEVCCAPIVVKVKVRGGEIMGIDVRKENE; this is encoded by the coding sequence ATGCCTCTGGAACATGACGAAAACTTTGTGTGTCCTTACTGCGGCCAGGACAACACGCTTATGGTGGACACGACCGGTGGGTCCGAACAACGGCTGGTGGTGGATTGCGAGGTCTGCTGTGCGCCCATCGTGGTGAAGGTCAAGGTCCGCGGCGGGGAGATCATGGGGATCGACGTCAGGAAAGAGAACGAGTAG
- a CDS encoding type II toxin-antitoxin system RelE/ParE family toxin, with product MSKFTCIYYQTDAGRRPVEEFIDSLHERTQQKYFEVVGLLEDYGKSLPKPHADFLGGEIYELRFVGIEGKVRILYFFYHGNKIIFTNGFVKKRQKAPKIEVELAKERRILYIGKHNG from the coding sequence ATGAGTAAATTTACATGTATTTATTATCAAACCGATGCAGGGAGAAGGCCCGTTGAGGAGTTTATTGATTCTTTGCATGAAAGAACGCAGCAAAAGTATTTTGAGGTGGTGGGGTTATTAGAGGATTATGGGAAGAGTTTACCAAAGCCGCACGCGGATTTTTTAGGCGGTGAGATTTATGAGCTTCGGTTTGTAGGGATTGAAGGGAAAGTAAGAATTTTATATTTCTTTTATCATGGCAACAAGATCATTTTTACAAATGGTTTTGTAAAGAAACGGCAAAAGGCCCCTAAGATAGAGGTTGAATTAGCCAAAGAGAGAAGAATTCTTTATATCGGGAAGCACAATGGGTGA